CTCGGCATCCGCTTGATCGAGGGCCGCTCGGATCTGTGCGACCGTGGCATCGGCGCGAAATACCACCTGCAGCATCACGCGATCGGCGGCCACCGGCGTCGCAGGCGCGCCCAGCGGCTCCACTTCGCCGCCAAGCTGCGGCATGAGCGGCCAAACGCTGACAGCGACGATGGCGGCGGTCGCCGCGCCTAGACCATAGGCCACAAGCGCCTGCCACCAGGGAAAGCGCGGGCGCGGGGGACGGGCCTGGGCAGTGCGCTGCCAGTCGCCCTCCGCTTCCACGCGTGCCGCGAGCCGCTGCCAGTTGCGGGCCAGATCGAACGGCGGCGTACCAGCTTCGATCTGGCTGCGCGTGTGTTCCAGCCAACGGCGCTCGGCCGCGTCGCTTCCCGGCAATGCGTCTTGGTCGTGATCGGATGGAGTTTGGCTCATGTCGATGAGTCGCGCTCTAGCGCAGAATTCTTCAAACCCAGCGCGGCGGCGACACAGTCCTTGAGCTTGCGCTTGGCGTGATGGATGCGCGTGGCGACGGTGTTGGCTGGCACGCCTTGCACCTGCGCAATTTCGGCAAGGGTCATACCCTCAATGAGTGCCAGGTGCAGGCTTTCCTTTTGCGCGACGGGCAACGCATCCATGCACTCGGTGACGATCTCCAGGCGCTGGCGCTCCACCAGCCACTCATACGGCGTCTCGCCGGGATCGGTAACGAACGCGGCGTCCTCGTCATCGAGGGGATCTTCCAGCCGCGCCCCGCGCGCGCGCAACAAATCCAGCGCCTTGTGCCGCACGATGCCGAGTATCCAGGTACGCACACTGGAGCGGCCGGCGAACCGGTCGGCCTGCCGCCAAACCTCATAAAATCCTTCGGAAACGGCCTCTTCGGCGTCGGCTTCATTGCCCAACATGCGAAAGGCAAAGGCAAAGGCCGCCCGGGCGTGGCACGCGTGGAGGGCACGAAGTGCCTGGGTATCGCCGCCGGCGCAACGTGCTATGAGATTGCCGTCATCCATCGATTCGGAAGCGCTTTACAGCTGTCGCCAGTCGCTGCCAGACCTCTACTCACACCTACTTACCAGTAACAATACCATCACCAAGCAAACACTTATCCTTGCCTAACGCTGCCAGCCCGCACGCTGTGGCTCGCAAGTCAGGCGACCGCAAGCGTCACGTGCCCGACGGGTTCAGCGGCCGGCCGAATCTTGATCTCGATGTCATAGCCGAGACGGTTCAAGCAGTCCATCGGCCAGCAACCGGAGAGGTTCGAGAAATCTCCCCGCAGCATGGCCGACACCTTGGGTTGCGGGATACCCATGCGCCGCCCGGCCTCTTCCTGCGTGAGCCCCAACTCGCGGATCGCCCGCGCGATCTCGATCACCAGGCCGGACTTGATCTTGGGTTTTTCCGCATCGCGTAGGCCCAGATCGGCGAAGACGTTGCCGGAGCGGTCTCGGCTTTGATGCCGTCAATGATGGGCATAGCCACTCCTGTTCCTTCCTGCCAGAACTTACCGCCTCACAGAACCGCTTCCAGGCCCTTGCGCTCGATGAGGTTGAGCAACTTCAACGATGGCCCGCTCGGCTTCTTGTCGCCCACCTCCCATTTTTGCACCGTGGACACACTGGTATTGAGCACGGCTGCGAACACTGCTTGGCTGACACGCGCCCGCTCACGCAGGGACTTGATCTTTTGCGGAGACATCTCGTGAACATCGAGATGGCACAGCGATTCGAACTCGCGCATACGGCGCTTGTCGATCAGGCCGATCCGGTGCAGGTCCGAGGCCATCTCATGGACCTCCTGCAGGATGCGGCTCTTACGCCTTTTCGTGGTCATGGTGCACCTCCGTCAATACTCCACTTGCGATCGCTTGCTCGATCTGCCGATCATCGAGCCCCAGGTAGTGCTTGGCCAGCTCCTGCAAGGCCTTGAGCTCTGCCGCGTCGATGTTGACCCGTTCGTTCTTCGCAAAGCCCAGCACGAAAACCAGCGGTGCGCCATCTTGGTAGCCACAATGGTTCTCGCGCCGCCCTGCTTGCCCTGCCCAGGCAGCGCAACCCGCTTCTTCACCACATGGCCGCCCAGATCCGCGTCGATGAGTCCCTGGCGCATCTCGGCGACGGCTTTAAACAAGACTTCGTCGGTCAAGCCGGCCTGAGCCGTCCAGCGGGTGAAGCTGCGGGTTCGGAATACCCTTCTAACCAAAAAAAGCATACCACTTAGTGCAATAGATTGCCAGTCAATGTATTCGTCCAGTACCTTTGGCACTCGGGGTGGTGAGTGAGGAGCCATTTTACGGGCGGCAGCAGGCCGAGGCGATGGTGGGGATCACAGTGTTGTTGGAGGTTGCTGGGGCCTGAGATTCCGCTCTCTTCCGCCCAGGTGAGCCGCGCCGGGGCCAGACTCGATGAAGGGCTCAAAGCCTGGCGGGAACGCCACTTGGGCGAGGTACCCTATCTCTTGTCTTCCTGCCAGCTACGAGAAGGTGCGCCTGGAAGGCAGAATCATCGATTGCGCAGTCTTGATCGCCGTCGGGATCGAGGCTTCGGGCAAGCGCCACGTACTCGGTTGCAAGGTCGCTACCTCGGAAGCGGAAATCAACTGGCGGCGCTTTCTGGAAAGCCTCTTGGCCCGGGGCTGAAAGGGGTCAAACTCATCGTCGCCGATGATCACGCGGGGCTCAAGGCCGCCCGCCGCGCCGTCTTGCCTGCTGTGCCCTGGCAGCGCTGCCAGTTCCATCTGCAACAGAACGCCGGTCAGCTCATGACGCGACAGGAAGCTCGCCACCAGCGGCGCATGCGGTGAGACCAGCTATCGCCAGGCGGGGTGGCCGTCGCGCAGGGTGGAGAGGGTGGCGTGGTCCATGGCCCAGGGTTACGTGACCGCGTCGGGCGGGTTGGCGGCGGCCAGATACGCCAGCGCCGCGGCTTCCGAGTCCTCGATGGCGATTTCCACCGCACGCTTGGCGGCGTCGAGAAGCCGGGCGGCGCGCTGACGGTGCGCAAAGCTTTGCTCCACCAGCTTTCGAATATCCAACTGCAGCGATTGGGGCGCCACCCAAACCTGAAACTCGGCGATGTCGGTTGGGTAGATCTCAATCTGCCCCGATGAGCCGCGAAGCCGCTGTTCAACCTGCAGTTGACCCGCCAGCGAGTTCAGGAAGATCGCTAGATAGATCGGATCCAGAGCGTATTTCGGGCGCAAGATTGTGACGTGGTTGTCGGGCAGCGCAGGGGTTTCATGCAGGTATGCCGCCGCGCGCCCAATGGTGCCCACGCCGGTTCCGTTCATCAGCACGTCACCAGTGCGAATCAGCAGGCTATCGTCGTCGGCAGCTGCGAGACGGTTGTCTTCGTCATGGCGAATCTCGTTACGCAGAACATGTTTGGAGTTGATGACCGGGAGGCCTACGTCCGCATACTCCGGTTGTCTTCCGCGGCTGTTGAACAGCAACTGATCCCCCAAGCGCTCGCAGTTGCCCTTGGCTGCCATCAGCGTTGCCAGGGCAGCGAAGCGAGGTTGGAAGTGCTCCGCATCCAGCCGCCCCGCCGCAAAGACGTCGCTGCTAGAGCGCACATAGCTCAGCGCCTCGGGCGGCGTCCAGGTATCCAGGCCCAGGGCTTGCAGTAGGTTGTGGTCGGCCCGTTCAAGAATGCCGGCGGCTTGCTTGCGCAGCCAGTATGCTCTTTCGACCTGATCAGCAATCGCGCGCTCAAAGGATGGATCGAATCGCGGGATCAGCAAGCGTCTGATCTTGGAAATAAAGAGGTTGGGTTGAACGTTCCCGGTGGTTTCGCGTACCGACTGGCTCCTCCCGTAGCGACACACGAGAAAAGTAGAGAGGAAGAACGGCGGCGGGCCGTCACGCTTGACCCGAATGATGCCGATGTGCCTGTCGCTGTTGGCGGGGAGAATATCAGGTGTAACGACGGCCGCATTCCCAATCGTGCCGACCGTCGAAATCAACACGTCCAGTGGGCGAAGCGCAGTGCGAGGATTTTTGTTGTGGAAGTCCGTGGATATCGTCTCGAACGGACCGGAATCAATGTAGTTGTCCTTTGGGTGCTTAGCCGATAGGACCTTGATCTCGCCGCCGTCAACGAATGGAAGTGCGGTGTGAATGCCATCTGTGATGACGGCCATCTGCCCGAGAAGCACCGCCTTCATCGATTGAAGTCGACGCATCACCTCCGTGACCTGTCTGCCGAAATACTCGGCGTCGCAGCGCAGAACTTCGTTGTCGTGGGCAACTTCCGACAGCAGGACCTCCGTCACCTCCAGCCCCTCCAACAGGCGCTCATAGCGCGCCTTGTCGAAGGGGCTCATCGAAAAAAACTCAAGCCCTCCTTCTTGGCAAACTCAATGAATGCTTCGGCGATGCCGTCGCCGGTCAAGCCATCGTGGTTGAACAGGTCATGCTTGACGATCAGGTGTCCGTGGCTGTCGAGCATGGGCGCATCGAGATCGATTTTGGTTTTTTCAATCTCATCCGGGCTCGATTGGCGCATCGCCGCGATTTCCTCCAGCCGCTTGCGTTCATCTTCGGAAAGCTTGCCTTTGCGTTCCTTGCCACGAAGGACTTGTTCCTCCTCATCCAGCGCCCGCCATTTGGCTTGCAAACGCTCGATTTCAGCCACTTCATCGGGAGGCAGGCCGTGCCGCACGGCCCGGTATATCTTGCGGCCCGAGTTGTCCTTGGAGGGCTCGCGCATGGTGGCGAAGAAGATGGGGTAGTCGTCTTTCTTCGGGCACAGCGGGCCCTTCGCCGGATCGTCGTTCCACTTTTGCACGAAGAGCACGCTGGTCTTGGTGCCGGTATGCGGCTTGAACACATTGCCGTGCAGTCCCACCACGGCAAGAATCCGGCAGTGCTCGGCGATGTACTCGCGCAGCGCCTTGTCTGATGCGTTGTTAAACCGCCCTTGCGGCAGCACCACGGCCATGCGGCCGCCGGGCTTGAGGAACTGTAGGTTGCGCTCGATGAACAGGATGTCGCGCCCCACGTTGGTCTGGTGCTTGACTTTGACCTTGCGGTAGGTGCCGTCGGCCATCTTGTAGATGACCTCGTGGCTGGCGTGCAGGGCTTCCGGGAAGGTGGGTGCACGGCTCGTGGCATCGACGATGTGCTTGTCGGCCGGGTCCACCTTGTTGACCTTGTCGAAGCTCACCGTGCGGGCCAGGTCGTACTTAGCAAGGATGCGGGTCTCCTTGATGTCGCCCGCAAACGGCGGGTTGGCCATCAGGATGTCGAACAGGAAGTCGCGGTTTTCGTCCTTGGCCGCGCGCAGCTTGCGCAGACGCTTCCAGCCTTCGCCGTAAACATCGCGCCAGGCTTCGTCCTCGGTCTTTTCATCCCAGCGCTCGTAGTCCAGCGTGTTCAGGTGCAGCACATTGGTCTGACCGTCGCCGGCGATGAGGTTGAGCGTGCGGCCCACGCGCACGGTTTTTTCGTCGAAGTCGATCGCAAAGACCTTGTCGCGCACATAGTCCTCGCAGCGCGCGGGCTTCTTCTCGGTGGTGAAGAGGTGGCTCTTGTCCAGTCCTTCCTCTTTCATGATTTGTTCCCACACGTGGAAAATGGCGTGTACGGGAAAGCCGCAACTGCCTGCCGCCGTGTCGATCAGAGTCTCGTGCTCTTGCGGGTTGAGCATCTTCACGCACATGTCGATGACGTAGCGCGGTGTGAAGTATTGCCCCTTTTCCCCTTTGCTGGACTTGTTGATGAGGTACTCGAACGCATCATCGACGACTTCGAGGTTGGAGTTGAAGAGCTTGACCTTTTCCAGTGAGGCCACGCACACGGCCAAATGGCTGGGGGTGAGCTCGATGCGGGCACCCTCCGGGAACACGCCCTCCCACTTCTGCTGCGCCTTCTCGAACAGATCCTGGATCTTGGCCTTGAGCTCGGTCTCGGTGTCGCCGTAGTTCTTGAACACCAGGTGCCGCTTGCGGTCGCGGCCGCTTTCCAGTTCGTCGTAGAGCTTGGTGAAGATGAGCTTGAACAACTCCTCGAACACGTCCACGCCGGCATTGGCCAGGACTTCGTCCTCCATTTCGAGGATCAGGTCCTTGAGGGACTTGCGCTCGTTGACCAGCTTGTCGTGCTTGATCAGGTCGTCGATGGTCCAGCGCTCAGAGAGGATGTCCGAGAGCTTCTCCAGGGCGCTCGGGATGCGCGGGATGTCCTCGAAATAGTTCGGGTCCTTGCGGTGGTAGTAGGAGATCTGTTGCCCGTTGGTCCACACGCCCATTGGCGCGCCGGTGGCGTTGCAGTAACTCTTGAGCTGCTCTTTGCCGTCCTTGAGCTTGGGCTTTTTCAGCTCGACCAGGATGTAAGGCGTGGTGGTCTGGTCCTTGTCAAAGATACAGATGTCGGCGCGCTTCTTTTCGCGGCCAAAGGTGACTTCGTATTCCACCTCCATGCGGCTGACGGGGTAACCGAGATCGCCATGCAGCACCTGCAGGTAGAGCTGGCGCACCACCTCTTCCGGCGTGAGCTTGACCGGCTTGCCGCGCACCAGGCAGTTGACATAGGGCGCAGCCACCTTGCCAGACTCAGACTCCTTGAGGGTGATCTTCGCCTCCAGCTCGGCGATGTGTTTGGGCTTGAACTGATCAAGCCGGTAGGCGCTGTCTTTCAGCAGTTCTGCAAGGGTGACGGTCATGTCGGTTTTCCTGAACGCTCGTTGTTCTCTTCGTCCGCGCCCCCGGCGCGTACCCAGTCGTCCACCTCAGACAGCTTGAACTTCCACAGCCGCCCGACGCGGTGCGCCGGCAGCCCGCGGTGCTCGCGCCAGCGGTACACGGTGTCCTTGGCCACGCCAAGGTGTTGGGCGACCTGCTCGACGGAAACCCATGGTTCTGCTTGAGGCTGCCAGACCTTGCCAGAAGAGTTTGAGATTTATGCTTGTTTTTCAATGATCTACGGCGAGTTTGTTGCTTGTTCTCGCCAGTCGCTGCCAGACCTCTACTCACTCCCACTCGATGGTACCCGGCGGCTTGCCGGTGACGTCATAGACCACGCGGTTGATGCCGCGCACTTCGTTGATGATGCGATTGGACACCTTAGCAAGCAGGGTGTAGGGCAGTTCCGCCCAGTGAGCCGTCATGAAGTCCTGGGTCTGCACCGCGCGCAGGGCGATGACGTAATCGTAGGTGCGGCCATCGCCCATCACGCCCACTGATTTCACAGGGAGAAAGACGGCGAAGGCCTGGGAGGTTTTCTCATACCAGCCGCTGGCGCGCAGCTCCTCGATGAAGATGGCATCGGCACGGCGCAACAGGTCGGCGTATTCGCGCTTGACCTCGCCCAGAATGCGCACGCCCAGCCCCGGTCCAGGGAAGGGATGGCGATAGACCATGTCGTGGGGCAGGCCGAGCGCGACGCCCAGTTCCCGTACCTCGTCTTTGAACAGTTCCCGCAGCGGTTCCAAAAGCTTCAGGTGCAGGGTGTCCGGCAGCCCACCGACGTTGTGGTGACTTTTGATGGTATGGGCCTTCTTGGTCTTGGCGCTGGCCGATTCGATCACATCTGGATAAATGGTGCCCTGGGCGAGCCACTTGACATTCGGCAGCTTTGCGGCTTGCTCCTGGAACACATGCACGAATTCGCGGCCGATGATCTTGCGTTTCTCCTCCGGGTCGATCACGCCCGCCAAGGCATTCATGAACCGCTCGGAGGCATCCACGTGGATCACCTTCACACCCAGATTGCGGGCGAAGGTTTGCATCACCTGCTCTGCCTCATTGAGGCGCAGCAAGCCGTTGTCCACGAACACGCAGGTGAGTTGGTCGCCGATTGCCCGGTGCAGCAAGGCCGCGACCACGGACGAATCCACGCCGCCTGACAGGCCGAGGATCACTTCTTCCTTGCCCACCTCCGAGCGGATGCGGCCAATGGCCTCCTGCACGTAGTCGGGCATGTTCCAGTCGAAGCCGCAGCCGCAGATGTCGTGCACGAAGCGGGCGATGATGGCCTTGCCCTGGAGCGTGTGGGTGACTTCCGGATGGAACTGCAGGCCATAGAAGTGCCGCGTCTCGTCTGCCATGCCGGCGATGGGGGTGGCCGCATTTTCGCAGATCACCTTGAAACCGGGAGGCGGTTCGGTGACCTTGTCGCCATGGCTCATCCAGACGTCGAGCCAGCACTTGCCGTCTGAATCGCAACGGTCCTGGATGTCGGCAAGCAGGCGAGAATGGCCACGCACGCGCACCTCGGCATAACCGAATTCGCGGTGGCTGGCGTTCTCCACCTTACCGCCTAGCTGTGCTGCCATGGTTTGCATCCCATAACAGATGCCCAGCACGGGCACGCCCAAGCGGAACACCACGTCCGGGGCACGCGGAGTCTCAGCCTCGTACACGGAAGCCGGTCCACCGGAAAGAATGATGCCCTTGGGCTTGAAGTCGCGGATGAAAGCTTCGGAAACGTCGTAGGGATGCAACTCGCAATAGACCTCACTTTCCCGCACCCGGCGTGCGATGAGTTGGGTATATTGGGAGCCGAAGTCGAGAATCAGAATCTTGTCGTGGATCATGGCATCATTTCTCACGCGGAAAGAAACGAAGGCACAGAGGAATTACCAGAAGACTGGCTTCCTCTGTGCCTCGTGGATATTGCAGCGGCGATCAGCCAATGCGGTAGTTGGGTGCTTCCTTGACGATTTGCACGTCGTGCACATGAGATTCCCGCACCCCCGCGGAGGTGATTTCCACGAACACCGCGCGCTCGTGCATGGCCGCGATGCTCTCGCAGCCGAGATAGCCCATGCTGGAACGCAGGCCCCCCATGAGTTGATGGATGACAGTCAGCACGCTGCCCTTATAGGGAACCCGGCCCTCGATGCCTTCCGGCACGAGCTTGTCCTTGTTGGCTTCGGCTTCCTGGAAGTACCGGTCGCTGGATCCCTGCTGCATCGCGCCTAGAGAGCCCATGCCACGATAGGACTTATAAGAGCGTCCCTGGAACAGTTCGATCTCGCCAGGCGCCTCGTCGGTGCCGGCGAGCAGACCACCGAGCATGACAGAATCGGCCCCCGCCGCCAGCGCCTTGGCGATGTCGCCAGAATAGCGAATGCCACCATCGGCGATGAGGGGCACACCTGTGCCCTCGAGCGCCTCTGCCACATCCGCCACGGCCGTGATCTGGGGCACACCCACGCCCGCGACGATGCGGGTGGTGCAAATGGAACCGGGGCCTATCCCCACCTTCACCGCATCGGCGCCGTGGTCCACCAGGGCACGCGCCGCCTCGCCGGTGGCGATGTTGCCGCCGATCACCTGTACTTGGGGAAAATGCTTCTTCACCCATTTGACGCGGTCCAACACGCCCTTGGAGTGGCCATGGGCGGTGTCCACCACGATCACATCCACCCCGGCTTCCACCAGCGCCTCCACGCGCTCGTTGGTGCCCTCGCCCACGCCGACCGCCGCCCCCACTCGTAGGCGCCCCAGCTGGTCCTTGCAGGCATTGGGATGTTCCGTGGATTTTTGGATGTCCTTGACGGTGATAAGCCCCTTGAGCTCGAAGTCGTCGTTGACCACCAGCACCCGCTCCAGGCGGTATTTGTGCATGAGGGCCAGGGCCTCCTCGCGCGAGGCCCCCTCCTTCACCGTCACCAGCCGTTCTTTGGGCGTCATGATGGCCCTCACCGGCTGATCGAGATTGGTTTCAAAGCGCAGGTCGCGGTTGGTGACGATGCCCACCACCTTGCGTCCATCGACCACCGGCAGACCGGAAATCTTATGCATGCGTGTTAGCTGCAGGACATCCCGCACTGGCATGTCCTGGGGAATGGTAACCGGATCCTTGACCACCCCGCTTTCGAAGCGCTTGACCTGCAGCACCTGGGCCGCCTGCTGCTGCACCGTCATGTTCTTGTGGATCACGCCCAACCCCCCCTCTTGGGCGATGGCGATGGCCATACGCGCCTCGGTCACAGTATCCATGGCAGCCGACACCAGGGGCAGATTGAGCTCGATGTCGCGGGTGAGCCGCGTTTTGAGGGACACGTCCCTGGGCAGGACGGTGGAATAAGCGGGGACGAGCAGGACGTCGTCGAAGGTGAGAGCTTTCTTCAGGAGGCGCATTCTTCGGTCCCGGAACAAAAACGCATTATACTGGCTCGGCCCCCACCGGGTAAACGCGGCCGGCCGGTGCGTGTCCCGGTTGACGACTCGAGCGGCTGGGGCTAAGGTAGCGCCAGCGCCCAGCGCATACAAAAAATCCCCCTAACCCAATTACCAAAAGAGAGGAGTCCAAAACAATGTCGAAACAGATGCTCATCGCCCTTGCCACCGCCGGTATCCTGGTGCTCGGCGGCTGCCAGACCGCCCCCACGCAAACCGCTGCAAATAGCGCAACCCCCGCCCTCTCCGAGGAAGCTAAAGCCGCCCTGGCCAAGGCCGAGGCGGACGTGAAGGCGGCAGACGCCAAAGGTGCTCTGTGGACCACGGCGGAGAACGCGCTCAAGGCCGCCAAGGAAGCCGCCGCCAAAGGTGACAGCGCCGCGGTGATCAAACACGCCAAGGTCGCCAGCGAGCACGCTGCCATGGGCCTCGCTCAAAAATCGTATCCCTTGAGCGTGGTTGGACGGTAACCGTTGCCTAGGCCGTCTGCGGACGGCCTTCCAGGTCTTCGGCATCCTGTGAACAAACTCTGGATCCTGCTGCTTCTAGCCCTCCCCTGCGTAGCCTCGGGCGAGCTCTATCGATGGGTGGATGCCCAGGGCAAGGTGCACTATTCCGACAGCCCACCGCCCGCTGACGCGAAATCCGGCAAGACTTTGCCCGCCCCACCCTCGCCCGCCTCGGCTCCCGCCGGCACAACGAAGTCTTGGCAAGAAAAGGACATGGAATTCCGCCAGCGGCGCGCGGCGGAAGCGGAAGCCCAGGCGAAAAAAGAAAAGGAAGCCGAAGAGGCGCGCCAGAAACAGGCCAACTGCGAGACCGCGCGTAAGAATCTGCGATTGCTGGAAAGTGGTCAGCGCGTGGTCACCACCAACGACCAAGGTGAGCGAGAATTCCTCGACGACGCGGCACGCCAGAAGGCCATCAACGACGCCCGTAAGGGCGTCG
Above is a window of Thiobacter sp. AK1 DNA encoding:
- a CDS encoding DUF4124 domain-containing protein, encoding MNKLWILLLLALPCVASGELYRWVDAQGKVHYSDSPPPADAKSGKTLPAPPSPASAPAGTTKSWQEKDMEFRQRRAAEAEAQAKKEKEAEEARQKQANCETARKNLRLLESGQRVVTTNDQGEREFLDDAARQKAINDARKGVETWCK
- the guaB gene encoding IMP dehydrogenase, which encodes MRLLKKALTFDDVLLVPAYSTVLPRDVSLKTRLTRDIELNLPLVSAAMDTVTEARMAIAIAQEGGLGVIHKNMTVQQQAAQVLQVKRFESGVVKDPVTIPQDMPVRDVLQLTRMHKISGLPVVDGRKVVGIVTNRDLRFETNLDQPVRAIMTPKERLVTVKEGASREEALALMHKYRLERVLVVNDDFELKGLITVKDIQKSTEHPNACKDQLGRLRVGAAVGVGEGTNERVEALVEAGVDVIVVDTAHGHSKGVLDRVKWVKKHFPQVQVIGGNIATGEAARALVDHGADAVKVGIGPGSICTTRIVAGVGVPQITAVADVAEALEGTGVPLIADGGIRYSGDIAKALAAGADSVMLGGLLAGTDEAPGEIELFQGRSYKSYRGMGSLGAMQQGSSDRYFQEAEANKDKLVPEGIEGRVPYKGSVLTVIHQLMGGLRSSMGYLGCESIAAMHERAVFVEITSAGVRESHVHDVQIVKEAPNYRIG
- a CDS encoding type I restriction enzyme HsdR N-terminal domain-containing protein, whose amino-acid sequence is MTVTLAELLKDSAYRLDQFKPKHIAELEAKITLKESESGKVAAPYVNCLVRGKPVKLTPEEVVRQLYLQVLHGDLGYPVSRMEVEYEVTFGREKKRADICIFDKDQTTTPYILVELKKPKLKDGKEQLKSYCNATGAPMGVWTNGQQISYYHRKDPNYFEDIPRIPSALEKLSDILSERWTIDDLIKHDKLVNERKSLKDLILEMEDEVLANAGVDVFEELFKLIFTKLYDELESGRDRKRHLVFKNYGDTETELKAKIQDLFEKAQQKWEGVFPEGARIELTPSHLAVCVASLEKVKLFNSNLEVVDDAFEYLINKSSKGEKGQYFTPRYVIDMCVKMLNPQEHETLIDTAAGSCGFPVHAIFHVWEQIMKEEGLDKSHLFTTEKKPARCEDYVRDKVFAIDFDEKTVRVGRTLNLIAGDGQTNVLHLNTLDYERWDEKTEDEAWRDVYGEGWKRLRKLRAAKDENRDFLFDILMANPPFAGDIKETRILAKYDLARTVSFDKVNKVDPADKHIVDATSRAPTFPEALHASHEVIYKMADGTYRKVKVKHQTNVGRDILFIERNLQFLKPGGRMAVVLPQGRFNNASDKALREYIAEHCRILAVVGLHGNVFKPHTGTKTSVLFVQKWNDDPAKGPLCPKKDDYPIFFATMREPSKDNSGRKIYRAVRHGLPPDEVAEIERLQAKWRALDEEEQVLRGKERKGKLSEDERKRLEEIAAMRQSSPDEIEKTKIDLDAPMLDSHGHLIVKHDLFNHDGLTGDGIAEAFIEFAKKEGLSFFR
- a CDS encoding helix-turn-helix domain-containing protein, which encodes MSNSSGKVWQPQAEPWVSVEQVAQHLGVAKDTVYRWREHRGLPAHRVGRLWKFKLSEVDDWVRAGGADEENNERSGKPT
- a CDS encoding helix-turn-helix domain-containing protein, with the protein product MTTKRRKSRILQEVHEMASDLHRIGLIDKRRMREFESLCHLDVHEMSPQKIKSLRERARVSQAVFAAVLNTSVSTVQKWEVGDKKPSGPSLKLLNLIERKGLEAVL
- the guaA gene encoding glutamine-hydrolyzing GMP synthase codes for the protein MHDKILILDFGSQYTQLIARRVRESEVYCELHPYDVSEAFIRDFKPKGIILSGGPASVYEAETPRAPDVVFRLGVPVLGICYGMQTMAAQLGGKVENASHREFGYAEVRVRGHSRLLADIQDRCDSDGKCWLDVWMSHGDKVTEPPPGFKVICENAATPIAGMADETRHFYGLQFHPEVTHTLQGKAIIARFVHDICGCGFDWNMPDYVQEAIGRIRSEVGKEEVILGLSGGVDSSVVAALLHRAIGDQLTCVFVDNGLLRLNEAEQVMQTFARNLGVKVIHVDASERFMNALAGVIDPEEKRKIIGREFVHVFQEQAAKLPNVKWLAQGTIYPDVIESASAKTKKAHTIKSHHNVGGLPDTLHLKLLEPLRELFKDEVRELGVALGLPHDMVYRHPFPGPGLGVRILGEVKREYADLLRRADAIFIEELRASGWYEKTSQAFAVFLPVKSVGVMGDGRTYDYVIALRAVQTQDFMTAHWAELPYTLLAKVSNRIINEVRGINRVVYDVTGKPPGTIEWE
- a CDS encoding RNA polymerase sigma factor produces the protein MDDGNLIARCAGGDTQALRALHACHARAAFAFAFRMLGNEADAEEAVSEGFYEVWRQADRFAGRSSVRTWILGIVRHKALDLLRARGARLEDPLDDEDAAFVTDPGETPYEWLVERQRLEIVTECMDALPVAQKESLHLALIEGMTLAEIAQVQGVPANTVATRIHHAKRKLKDCVAAALGLKNSALERDSST